In a single window of the Lynx canadensis isolate LIC74 chromosome E2, mLynCan4.pri.v2, whole genome shotgun sequence genome:
- the UBE2M gene encoding NEDD8-conjugating enzyme Ubc12 yields the protein MIKLFSLKQQKKEEESAGGTKGSSKKASAAQLRIQKDINELNLPKTCDISFSDPDDLLNFKLVICPDEGFYKSGKFVFSFKVGQGYPHDPPKVKCETMVYHPNIDLEGNVCLNILREDWKPVLTINSIIYGLQYLFLEPNPEDPLNKEAAEVLQNNRRLFEQNVQRSMRGGYIGSTYFERCLK from the exons atGATCAAGCTGTTCTCGCTGAAGcagcagaagaaggaggaggagtcgGCGGGCGGCACCAAGGGCAGCAGCAAGAAGGCGTCGGCTGCGCAGCTGCGGATCCAGAAGG ACATAAACGAGCTGAACCTGCCCAAGACGTGTGACATCAGTTTCTCAGATCCAGACGATCTCCTCAACTTCAAACTGGTTATTTGTCCTGATGAG GGTTTCTACAAGAGTGGGAAGTTTGTGTTCAGTTTTAAG GTGGGCCAGGGTTACCCACATGACCCCCCCAAGGTGAAGTGTGAGACAATGGTCTATCACCCCAACATTGACCTCGAGGGCAACGTCTGCCTCAACATCCTCAG AGAGGACTGGAAACCAGTCCTTACGATAAACTCCATAATTTATGGCCTGCAGTATCTCTTCTTG GAGCCCAACCCTGAAGACCCACTGAACAAGGAGGCCGCCGAGGTCCTGCAGAACAACCGGCGGCTGTTTGAGCAGAATGTGCAGCGCTCCATGCGAGGTGGCTATATCGGCTCCACCTACTTTGAGCGCTGCCTGAAATAG